The genomic interval gaaatACCTCTGTGATTGAAGTAATGAATGATTTACCTGAACTTTTCAGAAAATAATTGGAGTATTTAAACCAAAAGACGAAGAGCCTTATGGAAGGTTAAATCCTAAGTGGACAAAATGGATGCACAAATTGTGCTGTCCTTGCTGTTTTGGGAGGAGCTGTTTGATTCCCAATCAAGGATACTTGAGTGAAGCAGGAGCTAGTCTGGTTGACAGAAAATTAGGCTTAGGTGTTGTACCTAATACAAGAGTTGTCAAGTTGGTCAGCGAGACATTTTATTACCCTCGTATAGACCGGCAAAAGGCGCGAATGAAACGTGCAATAATGGAACAATTCCCACTAGTTGGCTCTCATTTTAATCGCATCGGACTACCCCCTAAAATCGGTTCCTTTCAGTGGTTTGTAGATGGATACAAAGACGCAGATTACTGGTTGCGTAGGTGGGAAAGTGAGCCTTTGCCTCCTCATCTCGCGCGTCAATTTCAACTCCAATTTGAACGACTGGTTGTTCTGGATTATATCATCCGAAACACTGACAGAGGTAACAATAGCTAACTGATACGTGGGACAGTCTTTAGGTCATCCTCTTGGTTACGCATATTTAATTGATTTCACAGGAAATGACAATTGGCTCATAAAATATGATGCTGGCGGAGGGAAAACTGGGGCGGAACCTAGCGAAGTTAATATCGCAGCTATAGATAACGGATTGGCATTTCCATTCAAGCATCCTGACTCTTGGCGAGCATATCCTTATCATTGGGCATGGCTCAGTCAAGCAAAACAACCTTTCAGTGAAGCAACTCGGGAGTTGGTTCTTCCACAATTATCTGACCAAAATTTCGTCCAGGATCTTTGTGACGATTTGTACCAATTGTTCAAAGTAAATTGCTTATCCACATCTGGTATAACGGAATAACACAGATCAGTAACAGtgcaaattttataatttgacCATCAGACTTCGAATTGTCTGATCGAAAATCATTTCTAGTACTTCAGCTGTAtattaaatttataatcattGCGCAACATCTGTCTTACTCTGTATCATAAATAAGAATTGAATTTATGGTAGTATATTCTAATGGAAAATTATGTTTGAGCAGCAGGACAAAGGCTTTGATCGGCATCATTTTGACAAGCAAATGAGTGTGATGCGGGGTCAGATTCTCAATTTACAGCAGGCGCTCAAAGACTCCAAAAGTCCTGTACAGCTTGTTCAAATGCCAGCAGTGATTGTTGAAAAGTATGTAGcctttttttctgatatttcTAACATCAAATTGTCATCTATATTTCCTTGTCCTTGATATTTGAAATGTGACACCCCCCTGTCTTGACCTGAtacttcctgtttttttttttctgaaatataatacttgtatgtacgtacataaagaGCCTTTCATATGAGTTCACCTCCGACAGTATTGGCCAATGTGTATCAAGTCTCTAGCCTGCGAATAGTACTTGGATATTAATGTTTTGGCACATTGCAGGGCTAAAGGAAATAATGGCGGGCctcgattattttccttttccgaCACTTTCACGCAACGCTTCCAGAACAAGAGCCCTTTCTTTTCCTGGTGCTGAGTCATCGtttctcgattttcgaatcgatctTACAAAACAGAACAGAAAACTAGACTCATCaggtatataaaaaagaagCACCTCTCATCCCCACCCAttggttaattaattaataatcatcTATACAATAATGTTAATTACCGATTACGTTTATTAGATAACAATTTactactgattgtgagacaTAATTTCTGAttgggataaaaatattattcatattataacACATACTACCGTGCTAATACCGACCTTGGTTGAATTGTTTCAATTCAGAAATCGGCTTTGGAcagaaagagaggaaatacAGCAAGGAGCAAATCTTGGAATTTAATAAGACATTTTTCTTAGCTGCATAGTTGTACAAAATTAGTTCGAATCTTTGATTTACTAGGTATATCTCCTCGCCTACTTAATCTAATCTAATGCCGCGTTTGTACGCCACTTGAGACTGTGtcaactgaaaatttttcagcccaTACCTGTTACAGGTTCAGTTTTCAGCACACCCATCTATTAATGACCATTGCTGTGCAGAATTGTTGTTGAATGATCCCATAAACCATACCTcggtatatgaaataaaatcaaatatcacGGAGAAAAGCTGCCAAATAATTACATTGAAAGTAAAAtcctatatatttttatatcaaacCTTGATTTGTTATATCACAGTTTTCCCACACGTTCGAGTGGTGTATTCGAACTTGTGACTATGCAATAATTACTCTTGTTTCTTTCATGATAATGATCGATGATTAATTACATCTTCGTCTGCCTTTTCACCTTGTTATATGCAAATGATTGTGCAGTAGGGAAGTGATATTTGTAACAAACTTGATTGTGAGTCCATTCGGCAGAAGACTCACTGCCATGTATCTGCTTGAACGAGCTCTCTGTAATACTCTGATTGTTAGC from Athalia rosae chromosome 1, iyAthRosa1.1, whole genome shotgun sequence carries:
- the LOC105693410 gene encoding phosphatidylinositol 4-kinase type 2-alpha isoform X1 — encoded protein: MSDSEQRQLHVPYREYQSKNNISSNLVETDALVDLSITLDTDAPTPVVAPELLPDVEFIPGLSNDQTPIIDSPGTDRESQPLLGRLELDVTFNRFPDDPQFSELVWQAESAIDNGIFPDRIYQGSSGSYFVKNPAGKIIGVFKPKDEEPYGRLNPKWTKWMHKLCCPCCFGRSCLIPNQGYLSEAGASLVDRKLGLGVVPNTRVVKLVSETFYYPRIDRQKARMKRAIMEQFPLVGSHFNRIGLPPKIGSFQWFVDGYKDADYWLRRWESEPLPPHLARQFQLQFERLVVLDYIIRNTDRGNDNWLIKYDAGGGKTGAEPSEVNIAAIDNGLAFPFKHPDSWRAYPYHWAWLSQAKQPFSEATRELVLPQLSDQNFVQDLCDDLYQLFKQQDKGFDRHHFDKQMSVMRGQILNLQQALKDSKSPVQLVQMPAVIVEKAKGNNGGPRLFSFSDTFTQRFQNKSPFFSWC
- the LOC105693410 gene encoding phosphatidylinositol 4-kinase type 2-alpha isoform X2 codes for the protein MSDSEQRQLHVPYREYQSKNNISSNLVETDALVDLSITLDTDAPTPVVAPELLPDVEFIPGLSNDQTPIIDSPGTDRESQPLLGRLELDVTFNRFPDDPQFSELVWQAESAIDNGIFPDRIYQGSSGSYFVKNPAGKIIGVFKPKDEEPYGRLNPKWTKWMHKLCCPCCFGRSCLIPNQGYLSEAGASLVDRKLGLGVVPNTRVVKLVSETFYYPRIDRQKARMKRAIMEQFPLVGSHFNRIGLPPKIGSFQWFVDGYKDADYWLRRWESEPLPPHLARQFQLQFERLVVLDYIIRNTDRGNDNWLIKYDAGGGKTGAEPSEVNIAAIDNGLAFPFKHPDSWRAYPYHWAWLSQAKQPFSEATRELVLPQLSDQNFVQDLCDDLYQLFKQDKGFDRHHFDKQMSVMRGQILNLQQALKDSKSPVQLVQMPAVIVEKAKGNNGGPRLFSFSDTFTQRFQNKSPFFSWC